From the Daucus carota subsp. sativus chromosome 8, DH1 v3.0, whole genome shotgun sequence genome, one window contains:
- the LOC108199717 gene encoding uncharacterized protein LOC108199717, with amino-acid sequence MASGALLRRRKVISDHLSISARCFLGVRNVAQGQSPEQLVESRAFSTVSHIPSQEKDSKKTDDVAFFVNGDLLKTSALGLFRSSYRSVLAGQGNGKPDFGFIIGPRQTSHFIRYASTATAGQPNLDGDDEHNDELVAKKRKEASAEDCDQAVEGLSTAKAKAKAKRLQESQNVAITILRKVWTTILGIGPALRAVAAMSREDWAKKLVHWKNEFVSTLQHYWLGIKLLGADVRISSRLLVKLARGKSLSRRERQQLTRTTADIFRLVPVAIFIIVPFMEFLLPVFLKLFPNMLPSTFQDKMKEQEAMKRKLKARIEYAKFLQDTAREMAKEVQNLRSGDIKQTAEDLDDFVNKVRTGALVSNEEILGFAKLFNDELTLDNISRPRLVNMCKYMGITPYGTDSYLRFMLRKRLQSIKKDDKLIQAEGVESLSEDELREDCRERGMLGFHSVEEMRQQLRDWLDLSLNHSVPSSLLILSRAFTVTGKLKPEEAVLATLSSLPDEVVDTVGITSLPSEDSVSERRRKLEFLEMQEELIKEEEEKEEKEISKKKQSDATQEDLALKEMTTPTAKEAQEQARARAVDKQEQLCELSRAIAVLASASSVSTEREEFLRLVNKEIDLYNSVKDKEGADGEKEAMKAYRAAHEENDQDAEVNAGNEVSSVLIDRVDAMLQKLEKEIDDVDAKIGDRWRFLDRDYDGKVSQEEVADAAQYLKDTLGREGIQELISNLSKDKDGKILVEDIVKLGIRADDINAEEDANADDRV; translated from the exons ATGGCTTCTGGAGCACTTTTGAGGAGGAGAAAGGTTATTTCAGATCATCTGAGTATCTCCGCTCGGTGTTTTCTTGGTGTACGGAATGTGGCTCAGGGCCAGTCTCCTGAGCAGCTTGTGGAATCTCGGGCTTTTAGTACTGTTAGTCATATTCCTTCTCAAGAGAAGGATAGCAAGAAAACTGATGATGTTGCATTCTTTGTAAATGGGGATTTACTGAAAACTTCTGCATTAGGATTATTTAGGAGTAGTTACAGAAGTGTTCTGGCTGGACAAGGAAATGGAAAGCCGGATTTTGGTTTTATTATAGGTCCAAGGCAAACATCACACTTCATTCGTTATGCTTCCACTGCTACGGCAGGTCAACCTAACTTGGATGGTGACGATGAGCATAATGACGAATTGGTTGCTAAGAAGAGAAAGGAGGCATCTGCCGAAGACTGTGATCAAGCTGTTGAAGGGTTGAGTACCGCAAAAGCTAAAGCAAAAGCCAAACGTCTACAGGAATCTCAAAATGTTGCAATTACTATTTTACGTAAAGTATGGACCACTATCTTAGGTATTGGTCCAGCTTTGAGAGCTGTGGCTGCCATGAGCAG gGAGGACTGGGCAAAGAAACTAGTTCACTGGAAAAATGAATTTGTATCAACACTCCAACATTATTGGTTAGGCATTAAACTTCTGGGTGCTGATGTGAGGATTAGTTCTCGGTTGCTAGTAAAGCTGGCTCGTGGGAAGAGTTTATCTAGGAGGGAGAGGCAGCAACTTACACGAACCACAGCTGATATTTTCAGGCTTGTTCCTGTTGCTATCTTCATTATTGTTCCCTTTATGGAATTTCTGTTGCCAGTATTCCTCAAATTATTTCCCAACATGTTGCCATCAACTTTTCAAGACAAGATGAAAGAACAG GAAGCAATGAAAAGGAAACTCAAGGCAAGAATCGAATATGCGAAATTTCTTCAGGACACAGCAAGAGAAATGGCGAAAGAAGTTCAAAATTTGCGAAGTGGTGACATCAAACAAACGGCCGAAGAtcttgatgattttgttaacaAGGTCAG AACTGGTGCCCTAGTATCCAATGAGGAAATTTTGGGCTTCGCTAAATTGTTTAATGACGAGCTCACATTAGATAACATTAGCAG GCCTCGATTAGTTAATATGTGCAAGTATATGGGAATCACTCCATATGGAACAGATTCATATTTGCGTTTCATGCTACGGAAAAGATTGCAATC gattaaaaaagatgataaattaattcaagctGAGGGTGTGGAGTCTCTTTCAGAAGATGAGCTTCGTGAAGATTGTCGAGAAAGAGGCATGCTTGGATTTCATTCAGTGGAAGAAATGCGTCAACAG CTTCGTGACTGGTTGGATTTATCTCTTAATCATTCTGTTCCATCTTCACTTCTCATCCTCTCTAG AGCCTTCACTGTGACTGGAAAGTTAAAGCCCGAAGAAGCTGTTCTAGCTACACTATCTTCACTACCAGATGAAGTAGTAGATACTGTCGGCATCACATCCCTACCATCTGAAGATTCTGTTTCTGAAAGACGGAGAAAACTCGAATTTTTAGAAATGCAAGAGGAACTTATTAAG GAAGAGGAAGAGAAAGAGGAAAAAGAGATATCGAAAAAGAAGCAATCTGATGCTACTCAAGAGGATCTGGCTCTAAAAGAGATGACAACTCCAACTGCAAAAGAAGCACAGGAACAAGCTAGAGCAAGAGCTGTGGACAAACAAGAGCAGCTTTGCGAACTTAGTCGTGCAATTGCTGTTTTAGCTTCTGCATCG TCTGTGAGTACAGAGCGTGAGGAGTTTCTGAGGCTTGTCAATAAAGAG ATCGATCTTTACAATAGCGTTAAGGACAAAGAGGGTGCAGATGGTGAGAAAGAAGCCATGAAAGCATATAGAGCTGCCCATGAAGAGAATGACCAAGATGCTGAAGTAAATGCTGGTAATGAGGTTTCATCAGTACTAATAGATAGG GTTGATGCGATGCTCCAAAAGCTTGAAAAAGAAATTGATGATGTGGATGCGAAAATTGGTGATCGTTGGCGATTTCTTGATCG AGATTATGATGGGAAAGTTAGTCAAGAGGAGGTTGCAGATGCAGCTCAGTACTTGAAGGATACCCTGGGCAGAGAGGGGA